The DNA window GTCACGGCGGCCGAGCCGTCCTTCCAGCGGACCAGCACCCGCGTTTCCGGCGAGGTCGGCTGCATCCCTTGCTGGAAGGCGATCGCCTGCAGGGGCAGGTCGTCGGGGTGGCTTTCGGTAATCGCATCGGCCAGTGGCAATTCCAGCAGCGGCCGATGGTGGTACAGGTTCTTCTTCGGGGCGCCCGCTTTCACGCCCAGCAGATTCAGCAGGCTCTGTTCCGGTTCGTTGTACTGGTTGAGATGTCCCAGACCGGTCGAGGCGTACAGCACGCCGCCGTCGGTCACCCATTTTTCCAGCCGCGGGACGGCCTTGTCGTTGACCCACTCGCCGGCAAAATAGATCGCCCGGTACTGGTCCAGGTTCTTGGATTCGACGATGTCGTCTTCCGTGATCAGGTCCACCTGGTACTGGGCCTGCCGCAACGCCAGGTAGATCAGCTGCTGGTCCTTACGGCAAATGTTCTGCACCGGCTTGCCGGCCAGGTGGGACATCCGCAGAAAGCGATCGGCCGCCGTGTTCACCGCCGCATGATCCTCATTGAGGGCCGTCGCCTTGCCCGTCACGACCGCCACCCGGGCGCGGCGGGGCTGGGCGCCGTCGAGCAGCGATTCGACCGCCGCTGTGTCGTAGGTCGATTCGAAGATCGCCTGGAACATTTCCGGGTATTGCCAGCTGACGTAGTTCTCGGAATAGTTCTCCTGCGGGCCGACCCAGAAGTGGTCAATGTGTTTGGCCCCGGCGCCAATCGCCAAGAGCGAGTTCCGGCGGAAGTAGTCGGCCGGCTGACCGGGCGAGTGCGGCATGATGTACATGTGGATCGGCAGGTTGTGGTATTTGGTCGCCGACCGCATCCGGGCAAACATGAACGAGATCGTCTGCGGCAACTCGGGCACAAAGAACAAGTAGTCCTCGGCCCAGAACATCGACATCGCCTGGTGCTTGAAGGCGTCAATCCACTGCAGCTGGTCGCCGTAGTACATGACCCCGTGATGGGGCGAGAAATTGGCGCCGGTCAGCACCTGCGGCCCAAACGCCTGCTTTGCAACGGCGGTGAGCTGGCGGTACTTCTCAAACCGCTGCTCCGCCCCGAACAGACGGCCGTACCACTGCAGGCGAGCATTGCCGCCCGGAGTGGCCTGGCGCGGATCGACGCCCAGGTCCTCGCGGGTGAGACGATGCTTCTGCAGCCAGGCCCGGAACGGCTCCAGGTACTGCGGATCGTCGAGCTTCACGCCGCCGATGGTGATCTCATCGCCAAAACTACAGACGCGAAAGCTCCCCTTCTGTGCTCCCAGCTGCGCCGCGTAGTCTTTGATCGCCTGTTCATTGCGCAGATGCTGGTGATAGCCGTCGACTTTGAGCGTTTGATAGGGGGCCGGCAGCTGCGTGTTGTAACCCAGGGCGTCTTTCAAAGCGAGCGCCCAGGGCTGGCCGCCCCGGTCAAAGCCGCCATAAAACGGGATCAGTTTCGGTTTGGTCGGGAACGCTTTGCGCCACTCGGTTTTCGACTGGGCGATCAGATCGGCGGCGATGTCGCGCGACAGACGCAGCGTTTTCTCTTTGTTCCAGGTAATGTCGATCGGGAAGTGGATCGTTTCCCCGTTCGGCACATCCAGTTCGCCCAGCACTTGCCGGCCGGCGCTGTCGAGCGCCACCTGGACCGGCACCAGGACGCTGCCGCCCACCGCTGCCGGCGTGGTGCGGGCCGCCTTGCTGTCCAGTTCGCCATCGACCAGCGTCACCTGCAGGCCTTCATCGGTCAGCAGTTCGACAACCTGGTTGATGTTCACCCAGGGACTCCAGGCGCCGGGCGAGACGGCCGCTTCCGGAACCAGGCCGTGCTTTGGCGCACAGTGCCAGGTGAAGTGGCCGAAATGCGTGAACAGCTTCGCCTTGACCGGAGTGCGGGCCGTATTCTTGAAACGGAAGTAAAGCGGCGTCGAACGGATCGCCTCGTAAATGAACGGGCTCTTCGCCTGGCCGTGCTTTTCCCAGCCGATACAGGTGTCCTCGGTGCTGCTGGTCAGCAGGACAAAGTCCACGTAACGGTCGCCGGCCGGTTCCGGATTGTCGACGGTGATCAGCCGGATCTCGGCCGGGCCCGCTTTGAGTTGGGCCGCGTTCTTGGGAGCCTCAGCTGCATCGTGATCGACGCCCCAGGGGAACCACAGCTGCTTTTGCGGCGGCAGGTTATAGGTCGAGGCGCCGCAGAAACTGTACATTCGCAAAGCGTCGACCTTGCCGTAATCGTGCGAGAACACTTTCCGGTTCCCTTGCCAGACCTCGACCCGATGGACGAAGTTGTAGTACGGCGGCGACTGGTACTTGCTCCAGACCCGATAGGAACCGTTGGCGGGAATCGTTACTTTCTGTACGGCGACCGCTTCTTTGCTGGCGGCCGGAGCGCCCACCAGGCCGCCATGGGTCACCCACATGGCGCCAAAGTTCTGGGTCGCATAACTCTGATCCTGGTGCATCACTTGCCAGCCCGCTTCTCCAGCAGCGGGCTGGAAGCGTTCTCCTTCGGCGACGACCACAACGGGCGCGGGAGCAGGTTCTTGCGCCGCCAGCGGCAGGCAGGCGAAGAGCGACAGGCAAACGTACGAAAACGGAACCAGAAATTTCATCGCGGTATCCAGCAGAGTCATGGCGGGAAATCATCGGTGAGAGAACGGCCGCCGATTGCGTGATCCGACGGCCGCTCTGGGCTACCATCTTAGTCGACGCAGCCGCCCGATCCTACTTCCAGGAGGGCCTTTCGCGTTTGAATTTGCGACGCCTGCCTACTCGCCTTGCTCGGTCGCCATCTCAGCGAGGACGTAATCCCGCGCGGCCAGGACGTGCTCAATGATGGAGTCCATCTGCTCGGCGTCGGCGAAGGGGGAAAGCACATACGACTTGAGCGCGACGACCGGCTCCCCGTAGGCGGAGTGACGATAGTTTTCGGTCAAGCCAATCGCCACGCCGCGGCCGGCCAGCGCCTCGGCATGCACGCGATGGAAAATGCGCCGATTGAATGCATTGTGGAAACGGACCTGCTCCACAAATTGCGGATCGGTCATTTCCTGCTCCTTGACGCTGAAGGTATCGACGTCGTCGGGGTAGGCGCGAAAGAGCGTAACGGGCCCGCTATTCAAATGGTTCAGCACGGTCAACTCGGCCCGGGAGCCGATCTGCTCCCGCAGTTGCTCGGCCATCTCCACCGCGTTCCCCAGTACGGCCCGAAAACCCTGCTTGCCGAACAACAGCAGTCCCGCCAGCGCAGACATCGGCCCGGCCGCACTGCGGGTGGTTTCCAGCGAGTACATGCCCGGATGATGGCCGCCGCTGTGGAACAGGTACGGCATCGTTTCCCGCTCACGGACAATGTACCGGAAGTCGTCCCGACTCCGCAGCAGGAAGAGTGTCGACACATACGGCGCGTAACCCGTTTTGTGAAAGTCGACGCCGATCGAATCGGCCAGGTCCAGCCACCGCATCCGGTGCTGCACGTTCGCCAGGGCGCGCAACGTACGGCCGCGAAACTGCATCGGGTTGGCGTCGAAATCGTAATCGTCGAACACCGACCAGGCCCAGCCGATCACTGCGTCGGCGTGCAGATGCGGAATATAGTCCAGCCCATGACGCTCCACCAGGTTATCACGCATGCGGCGGATCGCCTGGAGATCATCGACCCCAAAGGCGTCGGTCGTGCCCATGGTGGCGACGATGCAGGCGATCTTTTTCCCCTGGCTGACTGTCTCTTCGGCCGCTGCTGTCAGAGCGCGGATATCGACCGCATTGTCGGCATGCGAAGGCACGCGGATCACCTGGTCGTAACCCAGCCCCATCCAGCCGGCAATGTTCCGGCAGGCGTAATGGCTTTGCTCGGACGCCAGAATCACCGCCGGTTCGCGGATGCCATGCTGCAGGGAGCCAGGCGACGCCTTCTCCATTCCGATCCGAGCGCCGTACAGCAGCGCGCCGGTGCCGCCGAAGGTAAACAGACCGCCGGCCTGCTCGGGATCGTAGCCCACCAGGGCAGCCGTCATGGCGGAGACACGGGCTTCCACCTCGGAAAAGCGACGTCCGCTTTCATCGCTGCATAAATTGGGATTGAACAGGGCGGGCAGCACCACACCGATAATCCCGGCGATCGAAGGGTTGGCGATCACGTTGACTTGCGCCCGGGGATGGCCCCAGATCAACATCCCTTCGAGGTACTGGACCAGTTCCGGCACGACCTTTTCGACCGTCTCGCCGGATTCCGCCAGCCGCTCCAGGGCCGCCTTGGCAAAGTCGGGCTCAATCGGACGCCCCAGCAACGGGCTGTCGGACTTGAGCGCATCGACCTGGTCCAGGGCGCGCAACAGCGAGAACACCACATAACCGTCGTGCATGGGATCCGAAACGGGCGGCGGAAACGCCTTGCGAATTTCCAGCAGCAGCTTGCGGTAGGCGGTCATGGTCATTGGCTTCCGTCGTCGGAGGACGCTTTTTCCAGGTGAATCTGCAGCTCGTTGTTCAGTCGGGCAACCTCAATTTCCAGCACCTTGAGCGCCTCTTCCAGATGGGAAAGATCGCCAGCCCGGCCCAGCGCTTCCAGCTTGCCGGCCGCTTTGACCGTGGTACCGGCCGCAAACACATCGGCGGACCCTTTGAGCGAGTGGGCCGCAAAGCGAACCGCCTTCACATCGCGCTGGGCGACTGCCCGCTGCACGTCCTGCATCATTTGCGGACACAGATCCATGAACAATTTCGCCAGTGTCAGGCAGTTGGCTTCCCGTCCTCCGGAGCGGAGGATCGCTTCGGCCCAGTCGCACGCCTTGTCGTCATCGTTGGCGGCCGCCTGCAGGTGCTCGCCTGACAGTCGCTTGCCGGCGGGAGGCGGCGTCGCCGTGGAAACCGCGGCCGCCGAAGGTTCGCCGGCGTGCTTCTCTACAGGACGATTGTTGACCGAAACGATTTCTGCTTTGCGACTTTCCCGCTGCGTTCTCTCTTGGCGGTTCTCCGCGGCAGGCGGTTTTGCCGGCAACTCGCAGGACGGCTGAGGGCGTTTGGAAGCGGGCGATCGCCTGGCGCAGGATTCGATCACTTTGAAAAGCTCGGCTGAATCGATCGGTTTGGAAACATGGCTGTCCATCCCGGCGGCCAGACACTCGTTCCGGTCGCGTTCCATGGCGCTGGCGGTCATGGCGATAATCGGCAGGCGACGATCGCTGGTCTGTTCGCGTTCGCGAATGGCCGCCGTCGCCGCCAGGCCGTCGAGTTCCGGCATGTGGACATCCATCAGGACCAGGTCGAAACTTTCCTGCGCGGTCGCGTCGACGGCCAGCGCTCCGTTCCCCACGACGACCACCTCGTGGCCGCGTGCTTCCAGCAAACCGACGGCTACCTGCTGGTTCACCAGGTTATCTTCGGCCAGCAGAATGCGCAGGCCGGGCGGGCCCGAGGTGGGATGCGGCGGGCTGACCACCGTCGGGTCGGCAGGCTCTTCAAACACCGATAGCAGCGCATTCAAGACCGAAGAGTGAGTGACAGGTTTTGTCAGGGACAGCGACACTCCCAGCGACGAGAGGATTTGCTCGTCGCTCTGGCCGGCCGAAGAGACGATGATAATTCTGCAGTCGCAAAAGTCCGCCTCCTGGCGCATTCGTCGGGCAAACTCCAGGCCGTCGACATCGGGCATCAGGCAGTCCAGAAGAACCAGATCAAACGGCTGCCCTGCGGCGACTCCTTGCCGGAGCGTATCCAGGCCGGCTAGCGCGTTCTGCACGGCCGTCGGCCGCAACCGCCATTGGGACAGCATTTCGTGAAGGATCAGGCAGTTGGTGTCGTTGTCGTCGACGATCAGCACCCGCAAACCGCGGAGGGATTCGGGCGCCGCCGGCACGGGCTGGGTTCCGGTCAGGCCGAACATCGCCTGGAAATGAAACTCCGACCCCTGGCCGGGTTCGCTTTCCACCCAGATCCGGCCGCCCATCATCTGCACCAGCTGGGAGGAGATGGAAAGCCCCAGCCCGGTTCCGCCGTAACGACGCGACGTAGAAGTGTCGGCCTGGCCGAACGCTTCAAAAATCCGCTGCTTCTGCTCCGCCGAAACGCCGATCCCCGTATCGCGAACCGTCACGTGCAGTTCCACCCGATCGACCGTCTGCTGGTGGTTTTCGACTTCCACGACCACTTCGCCCTGATCGGTAAACTTGATGGCGTTGCCAATCAGGTTGATCAGGATCTGTCGCAGCCGACCCGGATCGCCAATCACGCGTATGGGCGTTTCGGGCCTGATATGACAGGCCAGCTCGATCCCCTTCTGCCCCGCCCTGACTCCCAGCGAACCCGCGGCGCCGCCGACACACTCCCGCAGGTCGAACTCAATCTGTTCCAGTTCGAGCTTGCCGGCCTCGATCTTGGAAAAGTCGAGAATATCGTTGAGCAGGCGCAACAGCGAGTCCGCCGACTGGCGAAGCGTTCGCAGGTACTGGTCCTGCTGCGGGCTCAGCCCGGTGTTCTGCAGCAACTCGGCCATGCCGATCACACCGTTCATGGGAGTGCGGATTTCGTGGCTCATATTGGCCAGAAACTCGCTCTTGGCGTGGTTGGCGGCCTCGGCCGCTTCTTTGGCGGTTTCCAGTTCGGTCTGGGAGCGTTTCAGTTCGATGGCGACCTGCTGCAGCTCCTCATACAGGGCGGAGCGCGTCTCGGCGCTGGCGGCTCTTTCTTCGGCCTGCTCCCGGCGCCATCGGGACTCTTTGAGCGCCAGCTCCTGATGCAGGCTGCGTTCGTTGATCGCTTCGATATGCCGCATCATGCGGACGCGCCGCACCAGGGAATTGATGTGCGCCAGGATCACTTCCATATCCTGCGATTTGCTGACAAAGTCATCCGCCCCTGATTCCAGCGACTTCAGCAATACGGTGCGATTCTCCTGGCCGGAAAGTATCAGCAGGCCCAGGTGGTTTTTTTGTTGATTGGCCCAGCGACGAGCCCGGTTACAAACTTCAAAGCCGTCCATTTCCGGCATGACGACATCGATGATGGCGATGTGGAAATCATTTTTGGCGAGCAGCGCGACGCCCTCGGCCCCCGAGGTCGCTGTGGTCACCTGGAAGCCGTTTTCGGAGAGCTTGCTTTCCAGTTCCGCGAGGTAGGTACGGCTGTCGTCGATCGCCAGCACGCGGCCGCCGCGGGAGAAAGCGTCCCGCGTTTCCCTGCTGAGGAAGCTCTCTGCGGGGCCAGCCGAGCGGAGCAGCCCGGTCGCTACCGCCAGCAGTTGTTCTTCCGAGCTTTCCTTGGAAAGAAATTGATCCGCCCCCGCCTCAAAGGCGGCCAGGTGGTCGCGTTCGCGCTGGCTGCCGGTCAGCACCAGAATGGGAATCACCTGCAGGGCGACGTCGCCTTTGAGCCGGCGGCACACCTCCAGGCCGGAGCGATCTTTCAGATACTGGTCGACCACCACCAGGTCGGGTGTCGCCTCCTGACACATCTGCATGGCCTGATCGGGGCTCATCGCATGCCGCACGACATGCCCCGCCTGTTCGAACAGGCGGGTGAAGGTCACCGCCTGCACGCGGCTGTCTTCGATCAGCAGGATATTCGACATTGTCGGGTTGCCCGGTAAAGTTCAATGGCGATCTCTTGGATCTGGGAGGGTTCCGCTGGGAACGCGCCCTGTAGCGCGTTAATGGGGGTTAAACCATACTCAGTTTCGCAAGAATTTCGGCGATGCCTTCGGGCGGCAGTTCCAGGCTGGCGGCGCCCAGTTGCTGGGCCGTTTTGGGCATCCCCCAGATCAGGCTGGATTCTTCATCCTGGATGATCGTGAGCCCTCCAGCCTGCTTGAGCGCCAGCAGCCCTGCAGCGCCGTCCCCGCCCATGCCGGTAAGCAGAACTCCGGCCGCCCTGGGGCCCAGTATCTCTGCCAGGGAATAAAACAGCGCATCGCCTGAGGGACAGTGGATCTCGCCCGGATCGCCTGGGACCAGTTGCATCCGGGTGGGGTTTCTCAGACTCAAGTGCCGGCCGCCCGGAGCCACCCAGACCCCTGGTCCCAGCAACTGGCCGTATTCGGCCACTTTGACCTGATGTCCCGAGGTGTTCGACAGCCAGCGTGCAAACCCGTCCTCAAACCCGTGCGAGATATGCTGCACCAGCAGAATCGGAATGGGAAACGGCGCCGGCAAGGCGGACAAAATCTCCAGCAGAACGGGCGGCCCGCCCGTCGAGGCGACCAGTCCGATCGCCGAGATGCGCTGCGGGGCAATCGCGCGCGGATACGGTTTTTTGGCGGGGGTGCGTGTTTTGTTTTCCCGCACCCTGGCGACCGCCGCCGCGATCAGTTCACGGCGCAGTTTGGGACCAATCGTCTGCAGGTGCAGCAGGACGGCCCCTTCGGGCTTTTCAATCACGCTCACGGCGCCTGCTTCGTACGCTTTCATGGCGAGGTCGACGTCCCGCTTTTTCAGGGTCGCGCTGGCGACCACGATCGGCGTGGGACAAATCCGCATGATCTCTGCGGTGGCGGTAATGCCATCCATGTCGGGCATGTGGATATCCATCAGCACCACATCGGGCTGATAGGCAGCGGTCTGGGTAATCGCCTCGCGACCATCGCGGGCTTCCGCCACGACCGTTAACTCGGGATCGTTCTCCAGCAAACGTCGAAAAATCTCGCGCTGGGTGACGGAATCCTCAACTATCAAAACACGTATCATCAGGCAGCCTAACAGGGGCAGTGGCCAGCAACAGGGCTGGGAAAACACGAACACAACAGGAAATCGTCCGGGCTTGCCCCCTGCCAGCATGGCTCCGGCTACACAAACTGCTCGACAAGCTCCAGCAGTCCTTGATCTTCAAAGGTCGATTTTACCACATAGGCGTCCGCTCCGGCATCGAGTCCGGCCCGGCGATGTTCCTCTTTTTCGCGACCTGTCACCAGAATGACCGGCAACCCATAGCGGGCTTTGATCTGACGTGTCAGGTCAAAGCCGTTGAGCCGCGGCATTTCCACATCGGAAACGACCAGATCAATCGTCCGCGAGGCCAGCAGCTCTAGCGCTTCGCCCCCGTCGCACGCAGTCGCGACCGTATAACCGGCCGCCGTAAAAACCTTCCGCAACACGGCCCGCGTCGTAGGAGAATCATCCACCACCAGCAATCTGCCGCTGGTCGAAGGTTGCGGGGCAGCCACAGGCGACCGCCGGGCCAGATGCCGCCAGGCGGGGCTGAGCAGGTCGAGCACCAGTTCCACCGAACCATCGGACCGCACCGCCGCCCCCAGCACGCCGTCGAGATCATTCAGCGGAAAGCCCAGCGGCTTGAGCAGCACTTCGGACTCATCGATCAGGTCGTCCACCGCCACGACGATCTCCCCTTCGTGATCGGCCGCCAGCAGGTACGACCAGGCCGATGCATGCCGGGACTGGGGCGAAACTTCCGCGCCTAGCAGCGTCGCCAGATGGACAAACCGCCGGCTGGCGCCGTCGATTGTCAGCACCTGGGAGCCGTCTAATTCCTGCAGCTCTTCGCGCCGGGCGCGGCCCGTGCGGCGGATATTGCTGGTGGGAATCCCAAACCGCCGCCCGCCCGCCAGGACGGTCATAATGCGAACGCTGGAAACAGTAATGGGCACGGTCAACGCAAAGGCCGATCCCTGCGGCGAGGTCGAACGCAGTTCAATGTTTCCGTGCAGCCGCCGTAACGTATCGGCCGCCGCATCGAGCCCCACCCCCCGGCCGGAAATTTCTCCCGCCGCCGCTGTCGAAAAACCCGGACGGAACAACTGGGCAATCAACTCCGATTGCGGCATGCGTTCAAGATCCTCCCGACTGAACTCCCCGGACCGGGACAGCCGTTCGCGGACCCGTGGAAAGTTAACGCCACAGCCGTCATCCGCGATCGTGATCCGCACCAGCGGCCCACTTTGCACGGCCGAAATGGAAATGACCCCCGATTCCGGCTTGCCGGCCTGAACCCGCTGCGCAGGCGACTCGATCCCATGATCGGCCGCATTACGGAGCAGATGCAAAAGAGGCGAGCGGAGAGCTTCCAGCACGGCCTTGTCGAGCAGGATCTCGCCGCTGACTGCTTCGTAACGGATCGACTTGCCCAGCGACTGCGCCAGATCGCGAACGGCCCTGCGCAGCGCTTCCGTTAGCATCGACAGCGGCAGCAGCCGCGCCTGGCGGACTTCGTCTTCGAGCGAATCGATCAACAGCTCTTCCCGCGTTCGCCAGGTCCGCAGTTCTGTCTCAATCCGCAGCGTCTGGTCGAGCGCCCCTTCGATGAATTTCTTTTGCTCGGGCGTGAAGCTCAGTTCCAGCTCGCGCTGGCCGTTCTGCAGGTGCTCGCGCAGGTGCAGCATCCGCTCGGAAAGGACGTCGCCATTGCGCTGGCAGACGCGCACTTCGCCCGCCAGATTGAGCATCCGGTCCAGCCGCTGCGAAGGCACCCGAACCGTGAAACGCTCCTCATCGGTCGCCGCCAGAGCGGCCTCGGGCGAAACCTCCTCCTGCGGGGACTTTTCCTGGTCCGAGGCTGACGACGCGGCCGCCGGCCCGACCGGAAAAGCGGCAGCCGAAGATTGCCCCGACGGCTCGACCCTGCCAGGACCAGGCGGCCCGGCGGAGGGAGCGGGGACGACGGGCGGGGGCGTGGAGCGGACATCGCCTGTTTCTGCCGCGAACCGGTCGGGTGGATCGTCCGCGGGTTCTTCTTCGTCCGGTTGTGCGAAACCGACCTGCCATGTCTCGAAAGCGGCCCGCATGGCGTCGAATTGCGACAAGCCCTGATCGATGGCGTCCTGGTCAATGCGCTGGGGATTTTCGCGCAGGTCGTCCAGCATGTCCTCAAGCGACTGGGCCGCTTCTTTGAGGGTCGGCACGCCGACAACTTTGGCGTCGGACTTCATGCTATGGGCGTGACGAAACAGGTCGTCGATCAGCGCCCGACGGGCTTCCAGCTGGGGGGATGTTTCCAGATCAAGAAACAGCTTTTCGAGCGCCGCCAAATGGTCGCGGGCCTCTTCGCGAAAAATCTCGATAATCGGGTCAACATCCATCGGGCGCAGCTCTGTTTCCAAGGGGGAACGGCATGCCGCCATCCTACCCGTTCTGCGGCCCAGGGAAACGGCTCGACGAGGTCTTTCTGGTAAGGGAACCAGGCGCGCTGCCCGCCGGCTCAGCGGGCCTTGGTCATCTGGATCTCATCGAAAGAGATTTCGCCCACGGCGCCGAACAGCCCGATCCGCAAAATACCTTCGCGAGCATTTGGCGGCACGCGGACAGTGCGCTCCACCAGTCGCCAGTCGCTGGTTCCGCGGAACGGTCCGACCACGGCCACGCCCAGGTCCTTCCGCTGTTCGTCGAAGAAAGAGACAGCAATCAAGGGGACCTCTTCATTGCTGCGGCCGGGAGTCACGTTCTGGCACCGGACCCAGCCGGACAGACGCAGTTCCTGCACACTGCGGCCATCGATGGCAAACCCCTGGAGCAGATGCGCATGACGGCCTGCGGTGGAATTGCGGAAGGTCACATAATGATTGCCAACGGGAGCGTTCCCCGTTTCAAAAGTCAGCTGGCGCTGGTAATACCAGCCGGGAACAAAGCCATTCTCTGGCAGTTCCTCCTCAAAACCGGGATTCTCGGCAGCCGGATGAAGCGGATCCGGCTTGACCTGCCGGGCGTCTTCGGCGGCGCCTGTCATCGGCACGAACAGCGTCGGCCGGAGTTTTTCCGCGACCAGTTTGCCGTCGGTCTTCCGCATGAGATACAGCGTTTGCTGATAGCGTTCGCCGACGGGAATCACCATCAGGCCGCCTTCTTTCAGCTGTTCGACCAGCGGGACCGGGATCTTCTCGGGCGAACAGGTGACGATAATTTTGTCAAAGGGCGCCTTATCGGGCCAGCCGAGAAAACCGTCGCCAACTTTGGTGAATACATTCTGGTAGCTCAGGCGGCTCAGGGTGCGGGCGGCCATTTTCCCCAGCTCTTCGACAATCTCGATCGAATAAACTTCTTTGACCAGCGGGCTCAGAACAGCGGCCTGGTAGCCCGAGCCGGTGCCGATTTCCAGCACGCGATCGTTCGGCTGCGGATCGATCGACTCCGTCATGTAGGCGACAATAAACGGCGACGAGATCGTTTGCTGTTCGCCAATCGGCAAGGCCATATCGTAATAGGCCTGGGAGCGGAGCGAGCTGCGGACAAACTCATGACGCGGCGTGTCCAGCATCGCTTTCAGTACGCGCGGATCTTTCACGCCGGCGCCGGCGATCGCATCATCGACCATCCGCTGGCGGGCCGCTTCCAGCCCAAAGCGCGTCTGGGCCTGGGCGGTGGAAACGGTTGCACCGAATTCCACGACGCAGAATGCCGCGATGCAAAGCAGGCTGGCCGCCGTGACGCCCCGAAAAAAAGCGGGCAGGAACGTTCCTTGCCGCCGGACTGGCGGGCAGAGTTCGCACGATCGGTTCATAGCGGTTCGCCTTCCCATGTTTGAACGCCAGTCATCCGCATGCTGGCGTTACCAGTGAATGCCCCTCGTATCCCCTCACTATACCACGCTCCCGGGCGCCCCGCGCGGGAAGCCTATTGTTCCAACCAGTCGAGCGTGCAGCGGGCAAAGGTGATCTTTTGATAGTTGTCCCGTTCCAGCAGCACGCCGAACGCCCCTTCGGGTAACGGCACGATGCACGAATAGGCGGAAGAACCCGCATAAAGCAGCCGGCTGTGGTCCCACGTTTTGCCTTCATCGGTGCTCATGCGCACGGTCAAATGATCGCGGCCTTTGGACGCGGGATTGGAAAACAGCAGGATGCTCCCGCGCGGGTCGTCGGCCCCGCTGTAGCGCACCAGGCTGCCCTGGCAAACCGGTTCCGGCAACGATGCGTCGTCGGTCGCCGGCCCCCAGGTATCGCCGCCGTCGCTGCTCAGGGCGACCGCCCGGCAATTCTTGCCGCGATAGCTGCGCATATTGAGAAGCAACTGGCCGTCGCTCCGCTGGACGACGGCGCACTCGTTCATGGCGAAATCGGTGGCGCCGCCCCGCTGCCAGGTTTTGCCGTGATCGTCGGAATAGAAAACGTGCGAGCGGCCGGCCGCGTCCCAGCTGCCTTGGCCGCGCACCCGATGATCACACGGAATGACCAGCCTGCCCGCATGCTTCCCCACGGTGAGCTGAATCGCATTCCCCGGCCCACAGGCGTACCAGTCCCAGTCCGACGCCTTGACGTCGGCGGTGATGTCGCGGGGTTTGCTCCAGGTTTTCCCCTGATCGCTGCTGGAGGTCACCAGCACCTCGCGATTGTCGCGGTTGAACGGCAGCCAGATCACGCCGGTGGACTGGTCGACCACCGGACAAGGGTTGCCGATCGTCACCTTCTTGTCGCCGCCTTCTTCATACACCAGTTGCAGCGGCCCCCAGGTGCGGCCGCCGTCGCTGCTTCGTTTCAGAACCAGGTCCAGATCGCCATGATCGCCGCGACCCGTTTTACGTCCTTCGCAGAAAGCCAGCAGATCGCCTCCGGGCGCCGTGATAATCGCGGGAATCCGAAACGTGTGATAGCCTTCCTGACCGGCCGTGAAGACATCGATCAATTCCGGTTCGGCTCCCAGCGAAGCAGAAGCCAGGATGCCTGACAGAATCCCACCAGCAAGGAACCAGGAAACGCAGCAACGGAGCAAACACAA is part of the Lignipirellula cremea genome and encodes:
- a CDS encoding response regulator; translated protein: MSNILLIEDSRVQAVTFTRLFEQAGHVVRHAMSPDQAMQMCQEATPDLVVVDQYLKDRSGLEVCRRLKGDVALQVIPILVLTGSQRERDHLAAFEAGADQFLSKESSEEQLLAVATGLLRSAGPAESFLSRETRDAFSRGGRVLAIDDSRTYLAELESKLSENGFQVTTATSGAEGVALLAKNDFHIAIIDVVMPEMDGFEVCNRARRWANQQKNHLGLLILSGQENRTVLLKSLESGADDFVSKSQDMEVILAHINSLVRRVRMMRHIEAINERSLHQELALKESRWRREQAEERAASAETRSALYEELQQVAIELKRSQTELETAKEAAEAANHAKSEFLANMSHEIRTPMNGVIGMAELLQNTGLSPQQDQYLRTLRQSADSLLRLLNDILDFSKIEAGKLELEQIEFDLRECVGGAAGSLGVRAGQKGIELACHIRPETPIRVIGDPGRLRQILINLIGNAIKFTDQGEVVVEVENHQQTVDRVELHVTVRDTGIGVSAEQKQRIFEAFGQADTSTSRRYGGTGLGLSISSQLVQMMGGRIWVESEPGQGSEFHFQAMFGLTGTQPVPAAPESLRGLRVLIVDDNDTNCLILHEMLSQWRLRPTAVQNALAGLDTLRQGVAAGQPFDLVLLDCLMPDVDGLEFARRMRQEADFCDCRIIIVSSAGQSDEQILSSLGVSLSLTKPVTHSSVLNALLSVFEEPADPTVVSPPHPTSGPPGLRILLAEDNLVNQQVAVGLLEARGHEVVVVGNGALAVDATAQESFDLVLMDVHMPELDGLAATAAIREREQTSDRRLPIIAMTASAMERDRNECLAAGMDSHVSKPIDSAELFKVIESCARRSPASKRPQPSCELPAKPPAAENRQERTQRESRKAEIVSVNNRPVEKHAGEPSAAAVSTATPPPAGKRLSGEHLQAAANDDDKACDWAEAILRSGGREANCLTLAKLFMDLCPQMMQDVQRAVAQRDVKAVRFAAHSLKGSADVFAAGTTVKAAGKLEALGRAGDLSHLEEALKVLEIEVARLNNELQIHLEKASSDDGSQ
- a CDS encoding chemotaxis protein CheB — encoded protein: MIVEDSVTQREIFRRLLENDPELTVVAEARDGREAITQTAAYQPDVVLMDIHMPDMDGITATAEIMRICPTPIVVASATLKKRDVDLAMKAYEAGAVSVIEKPEGAVLLHLQTIGPKLRRELIAAAVARVRENKTRTPAKKPYPRAIAPQRISAIGLVASTGGPPVLLEILSALPAPFPIPILLVQHISHGFEDGFARWLSNTSGHQVKVAEYGQLLGPGVWVAPGGRHLSLRNPTRMQLVPGDPGEIHCPSGDALFYSLAEILGPRAAGVLLTGMGGDGAAGLLALKQAGGLTIIQDEESSLIWGMPKTAQQLGAASLELPPEGIAEILAKLSMV
- a CDS encoding hybrid sensor histidine kinase/response regulator — translated: MDVDPIIEIFREEARDHLAALEKLFLDLETSPQLEARRALIDDLFRHAHSMKSDAKVVGVPTLKEAAQSLEDMLDDLRENPQRIDQDAIDQGLSQFDAMRAAFETWQVGFAQPDEEEPADDPPDRFAAETGDVRSTPPPVVPAPSAGPPGPGRVEPSGQSSAAAFPVGPAAASSASDQEKSPQEEVSPEAALAATDEERFTVRVPSQRLDRMLNLAGEVRVCQRNGDVLSERMLHLREHLQNGQRELELSFTPEQKKFIEGALDQTLRIETELRTWRTREELLIDSLEDEVRQARLLPLSMLTEALRRAVRDLAQSLGKSIRYEAVSGEILLDKAVLEALRSPLLHLLRNAADHGIESPAQRVQAGKPESGVISISAVQSGPLVRITIADDGCGVNFPRVRERLSRSGEFSREDLERMPQSELIAQLFRPGFSTAAAGEISGRGVGLDAAADTLRRLHGNIELRSTSPQGSAFALTVPITVSSVRIMTVLAGGRRFGIPTSNIRRTGRARREELQELDGSQVLTIDGASRRFVHLATLLGAEVSPQSRHASAWSYLLAADHEGEIVVAVDDLIDESEVLLKPLGFPLNDLDGVLGAAVRSDGSVELVLDLLSPAWRHLARRSPVAAPQPSTSGRLLVVDDSPTTRAVLRKVFTAAGYTVATACDGGEALELLASRTIDLVVSDVEMPRLNGFDLTRQIKARYGLPVILVTGREKEEHRRAGLDAGADAYVVKSTFEDQGLLELVEQFV